Below is a window of Candidatus Methylomirabilota bacterium DNA.
TACGTCATCGACGCGGTCATGGCGCGGGCGAGCCCGAGGAAGCGCGCGCTCTCGAAGAAGATGGTGTCGCCGAGGCTCCCCGAGAGCACGATCGACGCGGCGAGGAGCGCGAAGGTCGGCAGGCCGATCTCGCGAAGCCCCTCGACGCCGGCGGTGGCGAGTACCCACGCCATCAGCAGCACGCCGGCCCCCATCGTGCGCAGGGCGTTGATGGTCGGCGAGTTGAGCGTCCTCGAGAGCCGTCGCACGCACAGGCTCACCACGGCCCAGATGAGCGCGGAGGCGAGCGAGGCGAGGGCGCCTAGGGTAGGATCCGGAAGAGCGAGCATCGGCCGGGGGCTACGGTAGCAGAAAACCGAGGCGGCCCCCGCACTTCTGGCGCGCTCCGGGACTGAGCGTCCCGGAGCGCGCGCCCGTGGGCTATTTCAGGTTGGCCTGGAAATGGGCGAGGGTACGCTTCCACGCGTCCTCGGCCGCGGCCTTGTTGTAGGCCTCCGGCCGCTCGTCGTTGAAGAACGCGTGGTCCACGCCGGGATAGATGTGAATGGTCGCGGTCTTGCCCGCCTTCTTGATCGCCGCCTCCACGTCGCGCGCGGTCTGCGGCGTCACGAACGCGTCCTTCTCCGCGAAGAGTCCCAGCACGGGGCCCGCGAGCTTGCTGTAGTCGGGCTTCACGTTGGGGTGGATCCCGTAGAAGTCCACCACCGCGCCGATGCTGGAATTGATGGTGCCGGCGAAGAGGGCGAGCTGGCCGCCCATGCAGAACCCCACCGCGCCGAGCTTGGCGGTGGAGGAATGGCCGGCGAGATATTTCGCGGCGCCGGCCAGATCCTTCTCGGCCTGGGCGATGTTCAGCGCCATGAAGAGCTTGCCCGCCCCG
It encodes the following:
- a CDS encoding dienelactone hydrolase family protein — protein: MAGKMVDFKSNGGTTKGYLATPASGKGPGVLVIQEWWGLVDHIKKVCDRFAAAGYSALAPDMYHGQTASEPDGAGKLFMALNIAQAEKDLAGAAKYLAGHSSTAKLGAVGFCMGGQLALFAGTINSSIGAVVDFYGIHPNVKPDYSKLAGPVLGLFAEKDAFVTPQTARDVEAAIKKAGKTATIHIYPGVDHAFFNDERPEAYNKAAAEDAWKRTLAHFQANLK